From one Lotus japonicus ecotype B-129 chromosome 3, LjGifu_v1.2 genomic stretch:
- the LOC130747743 gene encoding uncharacterized protein LOC130747743 — MATTLSTSLAMAILLVVASLMCNTTQVSAQCGANVGDLISQCEKFVQKAGPTIPPSPGCCAVLKNVNVPCACRLITKDVEKLVSVPKAIFVARSCGLNVPAGMQCGSVKVPPKP, encoded by the exons ATGGCAACAACACTTAGCACTAGCTTGGCCATGGCAATTTTGTTGGTTGTTGCATCATTGATGTGTAACACAACCCAGGTTTCAGCTCAATGTGGAGCAAACGTTGGAGACCTCATATCCCAGTGTGAAAAGTTTGTGCAGAAGGCCGGACCTACGATTCCGCCATCGCCGGGGTGCTGTGCAGTGCTGAAAAACGTGAATGTTCCATGCGCTTGCAGACTTATCACAAAAGATGTTGAGAAGTTAGTGAGTGTTCCAAAGGCAATATTTGTTGCTCGCTCTTGTGGATTGAATGTTCCAGCTGGAATGCAATGTGGAT CTGTTAAAGTGCCGCCCAAGCCATGA
- the LOC130747745 gene encoding DDT domain-containing protein PTM isoform X2 produces MEFVGKTVKKEVKGVGTVSGTVKSFDPSTGFVEIAYENGHSEKLEFSDVAPLLEFQPEVGKVKPKVGRKPKKRRRVERKQRQGATTGSGNALASDNSVSEGDGFSGVLLDAGVSGSELGCVNESGLAVENGNGGNVSGNVNGSVEEIGVGENLNLNLNGGVSANGDCVREGLDLNGEVNLNNGCGSTFNAAEGSLERRDCIDLNLVVNNEGDVNFNAGCSGGEALQGEGKFDLNMEVCEEAKEALGDADGNGHSVVDARMGKLQKEENNINCRSVEDDGVHGNLNHVSDAMKLGEIQVSAELAAKDSSLCLIEEKEGDGGKGDASVVDSQQVSNAVSMEVQQMDCPSEAGFAVVHEYQDEPGSPCKQGSSRRKRRKVSDNLTTTPQTVIRRSSRRAIARNQVSSPILVQETDDPLLSLETSALTEEKPSMPGPEKIEQCNVVPLPELQLPPSSKNLNLDDVPVLELFSVYACLRSFSTLLFLSPFELEDLAAALKSESPSILFDSIHVSIMLTLRKHLEHLSNEGCQSASDCLRNLNWDFLDLVTWPMFMAEYLLIHGSGFKTCFDLKQLMFRTDYYKQPVVLKVGILQHLCDDMIEAEAIRSELNRRSLVTETSAGFDQNIYFDTCKKKRAEMDMSGGSCLTKDIVDDTTDWNSDECCLCKMDGNLICCDGCPAAFHSRCVGITSDDLPEGDWYCPECAMGTDKAWMKSRRSLRGAELLGIDLHGRLYFYSCDYLLVSNSSDEGSLFNYYHRNDLHVVIEALKSMDSSYRGILMAMYKHWNTPPDLSAGASNLGVFNQNSGKNMQMLGEYSAMHTSVAPFTSSDACMDKNQADYQRQLDKTSIDSPCNASEGSANTTQMRSGIENVQMNGLCVSSRSDESLIQSGMPEKHRPIGGSSLTSSSLDGGHKIDLRSIGASRTPNTDNKDMSEAPCWIDYTNYYSFARMASLVAQELMCKLPEKINKNVAMSEEEIISDQAKAIMKKSTNFCWPSIQNLNAAAQKEKCGWCISCKGVNDDRDCLVNSVVKPVCELSKSNSGGLQPMRIQNGHLREIICQIFSLEVRLRGLLLGPWLNLHQTNIWHKDLLKTSDFAAVKRLLLLLESNLRHLAFSADWLKHVDSVTTTGSATHIVVSSSRTSSRHSIGRKRARYSDVESSSSSSTASGLGMYWWRGGRLSRKLFNCKVLPRSLVTKAARQAGCMKIPGVLYLENSDFARRSRYVTWRAAVEMSTNVEQLALQVRELYSYIRWHDVENDHPLHVLDKESRKSVRLFKKVIVRRKCTNGQSVKYLLDFGKRRAIPDIVSKHGSLLEESSSDRKKYWLDEPYVPLHLLKNFEEKRIARKSDDKKLGNILEIGRIKRVPQQRGFSYLFSKMERSDCHQCGHCKKDVPIREAVSCLYCKGYFHKRHVKKSGGTITAASTYSCHKCQDGVLIKTKTNRRKVDSKLKKIESQKCKTISLVCKPVNLKGTKKASSKVQHVRSRTNKKIPSSIPLRRSTRKAKSLYMKSQMIGGRKKGTQSKKNVGRKKGKQSKNKKVTCQKSMETGKWKKLVVTSKRKRTGYSYWLNGLWLSRKPNDERVMLFKEKKHVVSSKDFSGSRDRPKCCLCCGDGCTLNYIACEICGEWFHGDAFGLTVENVGQLIGFRCHVCRDRDAPICPHMNSSALSLPKNNAANGSAEELSSPVSLQPVNEV; encoded by the exons ATGGAGTTCGTGGGCAAAACCGTGAAGAAAGAGGTCAAAGGGGTTGGGACTGTTTCTGGAACTGTCAAATCATTCGACCCTTCAACGGGTTTTGTTGAGATCGCTTACGAAAATGGTCATTCTGAGAAGCTTGAATTCTCCGACGTCGCTCCCCTCTTGGAATTTCAACCGGAGGTGGGCAAGGTTAAGCCCAAGGTTGGCCGGAAACCCAAGAAGCGGCGTCGGGTCGAGCGGAAGCAGCGGCAAGGCGCGACGACGGGTTCAGGTAATGCTCTTGCTAGTGATAATTCGGTATCTGAGGGTGATGGGTTTAGTGGGGTGTTGTTGGATGCTGGTGTTTCTGGTAGTGAATTAGGGTGTGTGAATGAGAGTGGCTTGGCTGTTGAAAATGGGAATGGTGGGAATGTTAGTGGTAATGTGAATGGGAGTGTGGAAGAAATTGGGGTTGgagagaatttgaatttgaatttgaatgggGGTGTGTCTGCTAATGGGGATTGTGTTAGAGAAGGGCTTGATTTGAATGGTGAAGTTAATCTGAATAATGGGTGTGGTTCGACTTTTAATGCTGCTGAGGGTAGTTTGGAGAGAAGAGATTGCATTGATCTGAATTTGGTTGTGAATAATGAGGGTGATGTCAATTTCAATGCGGGTTGTTCGGGAGGGGAAGCGTTGCAGGGGGAGGGTAAGTTTGACTTGAATATGGAGGTGTGTGAAGAAGCCAAGGAAGCGCTAGGTGATGCTGATGGAAATGGACATTCTGTGGTAGATGCTAGGATGGGGAAACTCCAAAAGGAAGAGAATAATATTAATTGTAGATCTGTGGAGGATGATGGTGTTCATGGTAATTTAAATCATGTCTCGGATGCTATGAAATTGGGGGAAATTCAGGTTTCAGCTGAGCTTGCAGCTAAAGACTCATCTTTGTGTttgattgaggaaaaggaaGGTGATGGTGGCAAAGGAGATGCATCAGTGGTTGATTCTCAACAGGTTTCAAATGCTGTTTCTATGGAGGTTCAGCAAATGGATTGCCCTTCTGAAGCTGGTTTTGCTGTAGTTCATGAATACCAAGATGAGCCGGGAAGTCCATGCAAGCAAGGAAGTAGCCggaggaaaagaagaaaagtatCAGATAATCTAACAACCACCCCACAGACTGTTATTAGGAGGAGTTCTCGCCGGGCAATAGCTAGAAATCAAGTATCAAGCCCCATATTAGTGCAGGAGACTGATGATCCTTTGTTGTCCTTGGAAACCAGTGCCTTAACAGAAGAAAAACCTTCCATGCCTGGTCCTGAGAAAATCGAGCAATGCAATGTTGTTCCTCTTCCGGAACTGCAATTACCCCCTTCTtctaaaaatttgaatttagatGACGTTCCTGTTCTTGAACTTTTTTCTGTTTATGCTTGTTTAAGATCATTCAgtactttattatttttgagTCCATTTGAGCTGGAGGATCTTGCAGCGGCACTAAAGTCTGAAAGCCCAAGTATATTATTTGATAGCATTCATGTTTCTATTATGCTAACTCTGAGAAAGCATTTGGAACACCTTTCCAATGAGGGTTGCCAGTCTGCATCTGATTGCTTGAg GAATCTTAACTGGGATTTCTTGGACCTGGTTACATGGCCTATGTTCATGGCCGAGTACCTTCTGATTCACGGCTCAGGGTTTAAAACTTGTTTTGATCTCAAGCAGTTGATGTTTAGAACTGACTACTACAAACAACCTGTAGTTTTGAAGGTTGGAATTCTCCAGCACCTGTGTGATGATATGATTGAAGCAGAAGCCATAAGGTCAGAGCTTAACAGAAGATCTTTGGTAACTGAGACTAGTGCGGGGTTTGATCAGAATATCTATTTTGACACTTGCAAGAAAAAAAGAGCTGAAATGGATATGTCTGGTGGCTCTTGCTTGACTAAGGACATTGTGGATGATACCACTGACTGGAATAGTGATGAATGCTGCCTCTGCAAGATGGATGGGAATTTAATATGCTGTGATGGTTGCCCTGCTGCATTCCACTCAAGGTGTGTGGGAATTACAAGTGATGATCTGCCTGAAGGTGACTGGTATTGCCCTGAGTGTGCAATGGGCACAGACAAGGCTTGGATGAAATCCCGAAGGTCTCTTCGAGGAGCAGAGTTATTAGGGATTGATCTTCATGGCCGTCTTTATTTTTACAGCTGTGATTACCTGTTAGT ATCAAACTCATCTGATGAGGGTTCCCTTTTCAATTACTACCACAGAAATGATCTACATGTTGTAATTGAAGCTCTGAAGTCCATGGATTCTTCATATAGAGGCATATTAATGGCTATGTACAAGCATTGGAATACGCCACCTGACTTAAGTGCAGGGGCTAGTAACTTGGGAGTCTTTAATCAAAATTCCGGCAAAAACATGCAAATGTTGGGTGAATATTCTGCTATGCATACATCTGTAGCACCTTTTACTTCATCAGATGCATGTATGGACAAGAATCAGGCTGATTATCAAAGACAGTTGGACAAAACTTCAATAGATAGTCCTTGTAATGCTTCAGAAGGGTCAGCTAATACCACCCAAATGAGATCAGGCATCGAGAATGTTCAAATGAATGGGCTTTGTGTTTCCAGTAGATCTGATGAATCCTTGATTCAGTCAGGAATGCCAGAAAAACATCGTCCCATTGGTGGCAGTTCTTTGACATCTTCTAGCTTAGATGGGGGACATAAAATAGACTTGAGGTCTATAGGTGCTAGCCGTACCCCAAATACAGACAATAAGGATATGTCAGAAGCACCTTGTTGGATTGACTACACCAACTATTACAGCTTTGCTCGAATGGCCTCGTTAGTTGCACAGGAGTTAATGTGTAAGTTACCTGAAAAGATCAATAAGAATGTTGCAATGTCTGAGGAAGAAATAATTTCAGACCAAGCTAAGGCCATTATGAAGAAATCTACCAACTTTTGCTGGCCAAGTATTCAAAACCTAAATGCAGCAGCCCAAAAGGAAAAATGTGGATGGTGCATTTCTTGCAAAGGTGTTAATGATGACAGAGATTGCTTGGTTAATTCTGTGGTGAAGCCTGTTTGTGAATTGTCTAAAAGTAATTCAGGTGGTCTTCAACCCATGAGGATCCAGAATGGACATCTTAGGGAGATTATATGTCAGATTTTCTCTCTTGAGGTTCGATTACGTGGGCTTTTGTTGGGTCCATGGTTAAATTTGCATCAAACTAATATTTGGCATAAGGATCTTTTGAAGACATCTGATTTTGCCGCTGTTAAACGGTTATTGCTTCTT CTGGAATCCAATTTGAGGCATCTTGCCTTTTCAGCAGATTGGTTAAAGCATGTGGATTCTGTTACTACTACGGGATCAGCTACTCATATCGTGGTCAGTTCATCACGCACTTCTTCAAGGCATAGTATTGGAAGGAAAAGGGCTAGGTATTCAGATGTTGAATCCAGCTCATCTTCAAGCACAGCTAGTGGTTTGGGAATGTATTGGTGGAGAGGTGGCAGGCTATCCCGAAAATTGTTTAATTGCAAGGTTTTGCCTCGCTCCTTGGTTACCAAGGCTGCTAGACAAG CTGGGTGTATGAAGATACCGGGCGTTTTATATCTTGAGAATTCAGATTTTGCAAGGAGAAGCAGATATGTTACCTGGCGAGCTGCTGTCGAGATGTCTACAAATGTTGAGCAGCTTGCTTTACAG GTTAGAGAGCTTTATTCATACATAAGGTGGCATGACGTGGAGAATGACCATCCTCTACATGTGTTGGACAAGGAATCTAGAAAATCAGTCAGGCTGTTCAAAAAAGTAATTGTACGCAGGAAGTGCACTAACGGGCAATCTGTGAAATACCTCCTTGATTTTGGTAAGAGAAGAGCTATTCCAGATATTGTTAGTAAACATGGATCTTTGTTGGAAGAATCCTCCAGTGATAGGAAAAAATATTGGCTGGATGAGCCTTATGTTCCCTTGCATCTTTTAAAGAATTTTGAGGAAAAAAGAATTGCCCGCAAGTCTGATGATAAGAAACTTGGAAATATTCTCGAGATTGGTAGAATAAAGAGGGTTCCTCAACAAAGGGGATTTTCATATTTGTTTTCTAAAATGGAAAGATCTGATTGTCATCAGTGTGGGCATTGCAAAAAGGATGTTCCAATCAG GGAAGCTGTGAGTTGCCTTTATTGCAAAG GATATTTCCACAAGAGGCATGTCAAGAAATCTGGTGGTACGATAACTGCTGCAAGCACATATTCATGTCACAAATGCCAGGACGGGGTGCTTATAAAGACTAAAACTAATAGAAGGAAAGTTGATTCGAAACTGAAGAAGATTGAATCACAGAAATGTAAAACGATCTCTTTAGTTTGTAAACCGGTGAACCTTAAAGGCACTAAAAAAGCATCAAGTAAGGTGCAACATGTGAGATCTCGAACTAATAAGAAAATCCCATCAAGTATACCTCTTCGTCGTTCTACTAGGaaggctaaatccttgtatatGAAAAGTCAAATGATTGGAGGACGTAAAAAAGGAACACAGAGTAAAAAGAATGTGGGACGTAAAAAGGGAAAGCAAAGTAAAAACAAGAAGGTGACCTGTCAGAAGTCCATGGAAACTGGCAAATGGAAGAAGTTGGTAGTAACTTCTAAACGTAAGCGAACCGGTTACAGTTACTGGCTTAATGGTCTTTGGCTGTCGAGAAAGCCAAATGATGAACGAGTAATGCTGTTTAAAGAGAAAAAGCATGTTGTCTCTTCCAAAGATTTTTCTGGCTCCCGTGACCGTCCTAAATGCTGCCTTTGCTGTGGAGATGGATGCACGTTAAATTATATTGCTTGTGAAATCTGTGGAG AGTGGTTTCATGGAGATGCATTTGGGCTCACTGTAGAAAATGTAGGACAACTTATTGGATTTAGGTGCCATGTATGTCGTGATAGGGATGCTCCGATCTGCCCCCATATGAACAGTAGTGCATTGTCTCTCCCAAAAAACAATGCTGCTAATGGGTCTGCCGAGGAATTATCTAGTCCTGTTTCTCTCCAACCTGTGAATGAG
- the LOC130747745 gene encoding DDT domain-containing protein PTM isoform X1 produces the protein MEFVGKTVKKEVKGVGTVSGTVKSFDPSTGFVEIAYENGHSEKLEFSDVAPLLEFQPEVGKVKPKVGRKPKKRRRVERKQRQGATTGSGNALASDNSVSEGDGFSGVLLDAGVSGSELGCVNESGLAVENGNGGNVSGNVNGSVEEIGVGENLNLNLNGGVSANGDCVREGLDLNGEVNLNNGCGSTFNAAEGSLERRDCIDLNLVVNNEGDVNFNAGCSGGEALQGEGKFDLNMEVCEEAKEALGDADGNGHSVVDARMGKLQKEENNINCRSVEDDGVHGNLNHVSDAMKLGEIQVSAELAAKDSSLCLIEEKEGDGGKGDASVVDSQQVSNAVSMEVQQMDCPSEAGFAVVHEYQDEPGSPCKQGSSRRKRRKVSDNLTTTPQTVIRRSSRRAIARNQVSSPILVQETDDPLLSLETSALTEEKPSMPGPEKIEQCNVVPLPELQLPPSSKNLNLDDVPVLELFSVYACLRSFSTLLFLSPFELEDLAAALKSESPSILFDSIHVSIMLTLRKHLEHLSNEGCQSASDCLRNLNWDFLDLVTWPMFMAEYLLIHGSGFKTCFDLKQLMFRTDYYKQPVVLKVGILQHLCDDMIEAEAIRSELNRRSLVTETSAGFDQNIYFDTCKKKRAEMDMSGGSCLTKDIVDDTTDWNSDECCLCKMDGNLICCDGCPAAFHSRCVGITSDDLPEGDWYCPECAMGTDKAWMKSRRSLRGAELLGIDLHGRLYFYSCDYLLVSNSSDEGSLFNYYHRNDLHVVIEALKSMDSSYRGILMAMYKHWNTPPDLSAGASNLGVFNQNSGKNMQMLGEYSAMHTSVAPFTSSDACMDKNQADYQRQLDKTSIDSPCNASEGSANTTQMRSGIENVQMNGLCVSSRSDESLIQSGMPEKHRPIGGSSLTSSSLDGGHKIDLRSIGASRTPNTDNKDMSEAPCWIDYTNYYSFARMASLVAQELMCKLPEKINKNVAMSEEEIISDQAKAIMKKSTNFCWPSIQNLNAAAQKEKCGWCISCKGVNDDRDCLVNSVVKPVCELSKSNSGGLQPMRIQNGHLREIICQIFSLEVRLRGLLLGPWLNLHQTNIWHKDLLKTSDFAAVKRLLLLLESNLRHLAFSADWLKHVDSVTTTGSATHIVVSSSRTSSRHSIGRKRARYSDVESSSSSSTASGLGMYWWRGGRLSRKLFNCKVLPRSLVTKAARQAGCMKIPGVLYLENSDFARRSRYVTWRAAVEMSTNVEQLALQVRELYSYIRWHDVENDHPLHVLDKESRKSVRLFKKVIVRRKCTNGQSVKYLLDFGKRRAIPDIVSKHGSLLEESSSDRKKYWLDEPYVPLHLLKNFEEKRIARKSDDKKLGNILEIGRIKRVPQQRGFSYLFSKMERSDCHQCGHCKKDVPIREAVSCLYCKGYFHKRHVKKSGGTITAASTYSCHKCQDGVLIKTKTNRRKVDSKLKKIESQKCKTISLVCKPVNLKGTKKASSKVQHVRSRTNKKIPSSIPLRRSTRKAKSLYMKSQMIGGRKKGTQSKKNVGRKKGKQSKNKKVTCQKSMETGKWKKLVVTSKRKRTGYSYWLNGLWLSRKPNDERVMLFKEKKHVVSSKDFSGSRDRPKCCLCCGDGCTLNYIACEICGEWFHGDAFGLTVENVGQLIGFRCHVCRDRDAPICPHMNSSALSLPKNNAANGSAEELSSPVSLQPVNEDLAASSCTIPEDDTTYVDHAPIHATNQNRYSYRYQRRRKPDVVQ, from the exons ATGGAGTTCGTGGGCAAAACCGTGAAGAAAGAGGTCAAAGGGGTTGGGACTGTTTCTGGAACTGTCAAATCATTCGACCCTTCAACGGGTTTTGTTGAGATCGCTTACGAAAATGGTCATTCTGAGAAGCTTGAATTCTCCGACGTCGCTCCCCTCTTGGAATTTCAACCGGAGGTGGGCAAGGTTAAGCCCAAGGTTGGCCGGAAACCCAAGAAGCGGCGTCGGGTCGAGCGGAAGCAGCGGCAAGGCGCGACGACGGGTTCAGGTAATGCTCTTGCTAGTGATAATTCGGTATCTGAGGGTGATGGGTTTAGTGGGGTGTTGTTGGATGCTGGTGTTTCTGGTAGTGAATTAGGGTGTGTGAATGAGAGTGGCTTGGCTGTTGAAAATGGGAATGGTGGGAATGTTAGTGGTAATGTGAATGGGAGTGTGGAAGAAATTGGGGTTGgagagaatttgaatttgaatttgaatgggGGTGTGTCTGCTAATGGGGATTGTGTTAGAGAAGGGCTTGATTTGAATGGTGAAGTTAATCTGAATAATGGGTGTGGTTCGACTTTTAATGCTGCTGAGGGTAGTTTGGAGAGAAGAGATTGCATTGATCTGAATTTGGTTGTGAATAATGAGGGTGATGTCAATTTCAATGCGGGTTGTTCGGGAGGGGAAGCGTTGCAGGGGGAGGGTAAGTTTGACTTGAATATGGAGGTGTGTGAAGAAGCCAAGGAAGCGCTAGGTGATGCTGATGGAAATGGACATTCTGTGGTAGATGCTAGGATGGGGAAACTCCAAAAGGAAGAGAATAATATTAATTGTAGATCTGTGGAGGATGATGGTGTTCATGGTAATTTAAATCATGTCTCGGATGCTATGAAATTGGGGGAAATTCAGGTTTCAGCTGAGCTTGCAGCTAAAGACTCATCTTTGTGTttgattgaggaaaaggaaGGTGATGGTGGCAAAGGAGATGCATCAGTGGTTGATTCTCAACAGGTTTCAAATGCTGTTTCTATGGAGGTTCAGCAAATGGATTGCCCTTCTGAAGCTGGTTTTGCTGTAGTTCATGAATACCAAGATGAGCCGGGAAGTCCATGCAAGCAAGGAAGTAGCCggaggaaaagaagaaaagtatCAGATAATCTAACAACCACCCCACAGACTGTTATTAGGAGGAGTTCTCGCCGGGCAATAGCTAGAAATCAAGTATCAAGCCCCATATTAGTGCAGGAGACTGATGATCCTTTGTTGTCCTTGGAAACCAGTGCCTTAACAGAAGAAAAACCTTCCATGCCTGGTCCTGAGAAAATCGAGCAATGCAATGTTGTTCCTCTTCCGGAACTGCAATTACCCCCTTCTtctaaaaatttgaatttagatGACGTTCCTGTTCTTGAACTTTTTTCTGTTTATGCTTGTTTAAGATCATTCAgtactttattatttttgagTCCATTTGAGCTGGAGGATCTTGCAGCGGCACTAAAGTCTGAAAGCCCAAGTATATTATTTGATAGCATTCATGTTTCTATTATGCTAACTCTGAGAAAGCATTTGGAACACCTTTCCAATGAGGGTTGCCAGTCTGCATCTGATTGCTTGAg GAATCTTAACTGGGATTTCTTGGACCTGGTTACATGGCCTATGTTCATGGCCGAGTACCTTCTGATTCACGGCTCAGGGTTTAAAACTTGTTTTGATCTCAAGCAGTTGATGTTTAGAACTGACTACTACAAACAACCTGTAGTTTTGAAGGTTGGAATTCTCCAGCACCTGTGTGATGATATGATTGAAGCAGAAGCCATAAGGTCAGAGCTTAACAGAAGATCTTTGGTAACTGAGACTAGTGCGGGGTTTGATCAGAATATCTATTTTGACACTTGCAAGAAAAAAAGAGCTGAAATGGATATGTCTGGTGGCTCTTGCTTGACTAAGGACATTGTGGATGATACCACTGACTGGAATAGTGATGAATGCTGCCTCTGCAAGATGGATGGGAATTTAATATGCTGTGATGGTTGCCCTGCTGCATTCCACTCAAGGTGTGTGGGAATTACAAGTGATGATCTGCCTGAAGGTGACTGGTATTGCCCTGAGTGTGCAATGGGCACAGACAAGGCTTGGATGAAATCCCGAAGGTCTCTTCGAGGAGCAGAGTTATTAGGGATTGATCTTCATGGCCGTCTTTATTTTTACAGCTGTGATTACCTGTTAGT ATCAAACTCATCTGATGAGGGTTCCCTTTTCAATTACTACCACAGAAATGATCTACATGTTGTAATTGAAGCTCTGAAGTCCATGGATTCTTCATATAGAGGCATATTAATGGCTATGTACAAGCATTGGAATACGCCACCTGACTTAAGTGCAGGGGCTAGTAACTTGGGAGTCTTTAATCAAAATTCCGGCAAAAACATGCAAATGTTGGGTGAATATTCTGCTATGCATACATCTGTAGCACCTTTTACTTCATCAGATGCATGTATGGACAAGAATCAGGCTGATTATCAAAGACAGTTGGACAAAACTTCAATAGATAGTCCTTGTAATGCTTCAGAAGGGTCAGCTAATACCACCCAAATGAGATCAGGCATCGAGAATGTTCAAATGAATGGGCTTTGTGTTTCCAGTAGATCTGATGAATCCTTGATTCAGTCAGGAATGCCAGAAAAACATCGTCCCATTGGTGGCAGTTCTTTGACATCTTCTAGCTTAGATGGGGGACATAAAATAGACTTGAGGTCTATAGGTGCTAGCCGTACCCCAAATACAGACAATAAGGATATGTCAGAAGCACCTTGTTGGATTGACTACACCAACTATTACAGCTTTGCTCGAATGGCCTCGTTAGTTGCACAGGAGTTAATGTGTAAGTTACCTGAAAAGATCAATAAGAATGTTGCAATGTCTGAGGAAGAAATAATTTCAGACCAAGCTAAGGCCATTATGAAGAAATCTACCAACTTTTGCTGGCCAAGTATTCAAAACCTAAATGCAGCAGCCCAAAAGGAAAAATGTGGATGGTGCATTTCTTGCAAAGGTGTTAATGATGACAGAGATTGCTTGGTTAATTCTGTGGTGAAGCCTGTTTGTGAATTGTCTAAAAGTAATTCAGGTGGTCTTCAACCCATGAGGATCCAGAATGGACATCTTAGGGAGATTATATGTCAGATTTTCTCTCTTGAGGTTCGATTACGTGGGCTTTTGTTGGGTCCATGGTTAAATTTGCATCAAACTAATATTTGGCATAAGGATCTTTTGAAGACATCTGATTTTGCCGCTGTTAAACGGTTATTGCTTCTT CTGGAATCCAATTTGAGGCATCTTGCCTTTTCAGCAGATTGGTTAAAGCATGTGGATTCTGTTACTACTACGGGATCAGCTACTCATATCGTGGTCAGTTCATCACGCACTTCTTCAAGGCATAGTATTGGAAGGAAAAGGGCTAGGTATTCAGATGTTGAATCCAGCTCATCTTCAAGCACAGCTAGTGGTTTGGGAATGTATTGGTGGAGAGGTGGCAGGCTATCCCGAAAATTGTTTAATTGCAAGGTTTTGCCTCGCTCCTTGGTTACCAAGGCTGCTAGACAAG CTGGGTGTATGAAGATACCGGGCGTTTTATATCTTGAGAATTCAGATTTTGCAAGGAGAAGCAGATATGTTACCTGGCGAGCTGCTGTCGAGATGTCTACAAATGTTGAGCAGCTTGCTTTACAG GTTAGAGAGCTTTATTCATACATAAGGTGGCATGACGTGGAGAATGACCATCCTCTACATGTGTTGGACAAGGAATCTAGAAAATCAGTCAGGCTGTTCAAAAAAGTAATTGTACGCAGGAAGTGCACTAACGGGCAATCTGTGAAATACCTCCTTGATTTTGGTAAGAGAAGAGCTATTCCAGATATTGTTAGTAAACATGGATCTTTGTTGGAAGAATCCTCCAGTGATAGGAAAAAATATTGGCTGGATGAGCCTTATGTTCCCTTGCATCTTTTAAAGAATTTTGAGGAAAAAAGAATTGCCCGCAAGTCTGATGATAAGAAACTTGGAAATATTCTCGAGATTGGTAGAATAAAGAGGGTTCCTCAACAAAGGGGATTTTCATATTTGTTTTCTAAAATGGAAAGATCTGATTGTCATCAGTGTGGGCATTGCAAAAAGGATGTTCCAATCAG GGAAGCTGTGAGTTGCCTTTATTGCAAAG GATATTTCCACAAGAGGCATGTCAAGAAATCTGGTGGTACGATAACTGCTGCAAGCACATATTCATGTCACAAATGCCAGGACGGGGTGCTTATAAAGACTAAAACTAATAGAAGGAAAGTTGATTCGAAACTGAAGAAGATTGAATCACAGAAATGTAAAACGATCTCTTTAGTTTGTAAACCGGTGAACCTTAAAGGCACTAAAAAAGCATCAAGTAAGGTGCAACATGTGAGATCTCGAACTAATAAGAAAATCCCATCAAGTATACCTCTTCGTCGTTCTACTAGGaaggctaaatccttgtatatGAAAAGTCAAATGATTGGAGGACGTAAAAAAGGAACACAGAGTAAAAAGAATGTGGGACGTAAAAAGGGAAAGCAAAGTAAAAACAAGAAGGTGACCTGTCAGAAGTCCATGGAAACTGGCAAATGGAAGAAGTTGGTAGTAACTTCTAAACGTAAGCGAACCGGTTACAGTTACTGGCTTAATGGTCTTTGGCTGTCGAGAAAGCCAAATGATGAACGAGTAATGCTGTTTAAAGAGAAAAAGCATGTTGTCTCTTCCAAAGATTTTTCTGGCTCCCGTGACCGTCCTAAATGCTGCCTTTGCTGTGGAGATGGATGCACGTTAAATTATATTGCTTGTGAAATCTGTGGAG AGTGGTTTCATGGAGATGCATTTGGGCTCACTGTAGAAAATGTAGGACAACTTATTGGATTTAGGTGCCATGTATGTCGTGATAGGGATGCTCCGATCTGCCCCCATATGAACAGTAGTGCATTGTCTCTCCCAAAAAACAATGCTGCTAATGGGTCTGCCGAGGAATTATCTAGTCCTGTTTCTCTCCAACCTGTGAATGAG GATTTGGCAGCATCTTCTTGCACTATTCCTGAGGACGACACTACTTATGTGGACCATGCACCGATACACGCCACAAATCAAAATAGATATAGCTACCGGTATCAAAGACGGCGAAAACCCGATGTGGTCCAATAA